One window of the Arthrobacter sp. D5-1 genome contains the following:
- a CDS encoding amino acid permease → MTTKSIAAPAPTSGLGHSLKPRQLTMMGLGSAIGAGLFLGSGAGVQAAGPAVLISYLVAGTLIILVMWALGEMAAANPNSGAFSVYAEKAMGKTAGGTIGWLWWLQLVVVIAAEAIGAAGLLFSIWPVIPVWILALVFMVVFTGINLVGVRNFGEFEFWFAILKVAAIVIFLLIGAALLFGWLPNVPSLGLSTFGDFAPNGIGGIAAALFVVIFAFGGTEIVSVAAAETENPAHSVGKAIRTVVWRILVFYIGSVFVIAAVLPVGSDGLKSPFAGVLDLAGIPGAGAAITLVAVVALLSALNANLYGASRMIFSLSERGEAPRFLSRLSASKVPVAAVGISVAFGFIATVLELLFPEKILPALLNLVGSTCLVVWGTALVSQLILRRRADREGTELPLRMKGFPVLTIIGLILLGLILVVGFANPESAGQLIGTFILILVIAAGCFINAKSKAAKQPTLVE, encoded by the coding sequence ATGACAACGAAGTCCATCGCGGCTCCTGCCCCAACATCCGGCCTCGGCCATTCGCTCAAACCGCGCCAGCTCACCATGATGGGGCTCGGCAGTGCGATCGGAGCAGGCCTCTTCCTCGGCTCGGGCGCCGGGGTCCAAGCTGCAGGTCCGGCCGTGCTCATTTCCTACCTCGTCGCCGGCACCCTGATCATCCTGGTCATGTGGGCCCTCGGTGAGATGGCGGCTGCCAACCCCAACAGCGGCGCGTTCTCCGTGTACGCAGAGAAGGCCATGGGCAAGACCGCCGGCGGAACCATCGGCTGGCTGTGGTGGCTCCAACTGGTGGTGGTCATTGCCGCAGAAGCCATCGGCGCGGCCGGACTGTTGTTCTCGATCTGGCCCGTGATTCCCGTATGGATCCTCGCCCTGGTGTTCATGGTGGTCTTCACCGGCATCAACCTCGTGGGCGTCCGCAACTTCGGTGAGTTCGAGTTTTGGTTCGCCATCCTCAAGGTCGCCGCTATCGTCATCTTCCTGCTGATCGGCGCAGCCCTGCTGTTCGGATGGCTGCCGAACGTCCCCTCCCTTGGGCTCTCGACCTTCGGTGACTTTGCCCCCAACGGCATCGGTGGCATTGCTGCAGCACTGTTCGTCGTGATCTTCGCCTTCGGCGGAACCGAAATCGTCAGCGTTGCTGCCGCCGAAACCGAGAACCCCGCCCACAGCGTGGGCAAAGCCATTCGCACCGTGGTCTGGCGCATCCTGGTCTTCTACATTGGCTCCGTCTTTGTCATCGCAGCTGTTCTCCCGGTCGGTTCGGACGGACTGAAATCTCCGTTCGCCGGAGTCCTGGACCTGGCCGGCATCCCGGGCGCCGGCGCTGCCATCACCCTGGTGGCCGTCGTCGCCTTGCTCTCTGCACTGAACGCCAACCTGTACGGCGCTTCCCGGATGATCTTCTCCCTCTCCGAACGCGGGGAAGCTCCCCGGTTCCTGTCCCGCCTGAGCGCTTCCAAGGTTCCGGTAGCCGCCGTCGGAATTTCCGTCGCTTTCGGCTTCATCGCAACGGTCCTGGAACTGCTGTTCCCCGAGAAAATCCTGCCCGCACTGCTGAACCTCGTGGGTTCGACCTGCCTGGTGGTCTGGGGCACCGCCTTGGTGTCGCAGCTCATCCTGCGCCGCAGGGCTGACAGGGAAGGCACAGAACTGCCGCTGCGCATGAAGGGCTTCCCCGTACTCACCATCATTGGCCTCATCCTGCTGGGCCTCATCCTGGTGGTGGGCTTCGCCAACCCGGAAAGTGCCGGACAACTGATCGGAACGTTCATCCTGATCCTGGTCATCGCCGCCGGCTGCTTCATCAACGCCAAGTCCAAGGCCGCCAAGCAGCCCACACTCGTGGAGTAA
- a CDS encoding thiamine pyrophosphate-dependent enzyme yields the protein MTPKSVLAAVDDDAAPLTHHQLRELYTLMAAVRHLDTSAVAWQRQGIIPGYAPGLGQEAAQVGSGYAVDRTRDFVFPTYREMGVARAMGLDMVGYMATHKATWHGGMYNPLESRFAPIQAVVAGSVLHAVGWAHGQTLAGNAEGDLGVAMTYFGDGASSQGDVHEAMNFAAVMKAPVVFFIQNNGWAISVPTERQVAGGSVAARAAGYGIPSLQVDGNDVVAVFEATRSAFAHCRAGNGPVVIEAMTYRRGPHSTADDPGRYRTLEEERLDAGEDPLERFKQRLLTDGVADEAFFADAQRLAAEEEEAVRAGIADLGPRPGAEMFSLVFQEPTPALQSQATAWREESEHA from the coding sequence ATGACACCAAAATCTGTGCTGGCCGCAGTCGATGACGACGCGGCCCCGCTCACCCACCATCAACTCCGTGAGCTGTACACGCTGATGGCAGCAGTCCGGCACCTGGACACCTCAGCCGTGGCCTGGCAGCGCCAAGGCATCATTCCCGGTTATGCCCCCGGGCTCGGCCAGGAAGCCGCGCAGGTAGGCAGCGGCTACGCCGTGGACCGGACCCGCGATTTTGTGTTCCCCACCTACCGCGAAATGGGTGTAGCCCGGGCCATGGGCTTGGACATGGTGGGCTACATGGCCACCCACAAAGCCACCTGGCATGGCGGCATGTACAACCCCTTGGAGTCCAGGTTCGCTCCCATCCAGGCTGTCGTGGCAGGCTCCGTCCTGCACGCTGTGGGATGGGCGCACGGCCAAACCCTCGCCGGCAACGCCGAGGGTGACCTGGGTGTCGCCATGACGTACTTCGGCGACGGCGCCTCCTCACAGGGTGACGTCCACGAAGCCATGAACTTCGCCGCCGTCATGAAGGCACCCGTAGTGTTTTTCATCCAGAACAACGGCTGGGCCATCTCAGTCCCCACGGAACGCCAGGTGGCCGGCGGCTCCGTCGCGGCGCGCGCGGCCGGATACGGCATTCCGTCCCTGCAGGTGGACGGCAACGACGTGGTGGCTGTCTTCGAAGCGACCCGTTCTGCCTTCGCGCACTGCCGGGCAGGAAACGGCCCCGTGGTGATTGAAGCCATGACCTACCGGCGCGGCCCTCATTCCACCGCTGATGACCCGGGACGGTACCGCACGCTGGAGGAAGAACGCCTGGACGCCGGCGAAGATCCGCTGGAGCGGTTCAAACAGCGGCTGCTCACGGACGGCGTGGCCGACGAGGCCTTCTTCGCGGACGCGCAGCGATTGGCCGCAGAAGAAGAAGAGGCCGTCCGGGCGGGCATAGCGGACCTGGGTCCAAGGCCCGGCGCCGAAATGTTCAGCCTGGTCTTCCAGGAACCAACGCCCGCCCTTCAATCCCAGGCCACCGCGTGGCGCGAGGAGTCAGAACATGCCTGA
- a CDS encoding alpha-ketoacid dehydrogenase subunit beta, whose amino-acid sequence MPETITDLRLKDNSTETAAVGVQQASMQQALNRALDEILAENPKAVIFGEDCGRLGGVFRITDGLQAKHGEARVFDTPLAESGILGMSVGLAMAGFHPIPEVQFDGFAYPAINQIVCQIARMNYRSRGTLPMPITLRVPSFGGIRAPEHHGESLEALFAHVPGLKVVSPSTPHDAYHLLKYAATRPDPVIFMEPKSRYWQKGPVDVTNPTPGTAAHVDGGGLTGARVAREGRHLTLIAWGAMVSRCLQVAELAAEDGIDVEVLDLRWLKPIDAEALARSVGKTRRAVVVHEAPLTSGLGAEVAQLITQSCFATLKAPVERVTGFDVPYPSGDLEDEHIPNINRILFGIQRVLEYRRG is encoded by the coding sequence ATGCCTGAGACCATCACCGATCTGCGACTAAAAGACAACAGCACGGAAACGGCCGCAGTCGGCGTACAGCAAGCGTCCATGCAGCAGGCGCTGAACCGTGCACTGGATGAGATCCTGGCCGAGAACCCCAAGGCCGTCATCTTTGGCGAGGACTGCGGACGGTTGGGCGGCGTGTTCCGCATCACCGATGGGCTGCAGGCCAAGCACGGCGAAGCACGCGTCTTCGACACTCCCTTGGCTGAGTCCGGCATCCTGGGCATGTCGGTTGGCCTCGCCATGGCCGGCTTCCACCCCATCCCCGAGGTCCAGTTCGATGGCTTCGCCTACCCGGCCATCAACCAGATCGTGTGCCAGATCGCCCGGATGAACTACCGGAGCCGTGGGACCCTGCCGATGCCCATCACGCTGCGCGTCCCCAGCTTCGGTGGCATCCGCGCACCCGAGCACCATGGTGAAAGCCTGGAAGCCCTGTTCGCCCATGTACCCGGCCTCAAGGTGGTCTCCCCTTCCACCCCGCACGACGCGTACCACCTGCTCAAGTACGCTGCCACGCGTCCGGACCCGGTGATCTTCATGGAGCCGAAATCCCGTTACTGGCAAAAAGGGCCTGTGGACGTCACCAACCCCACCCCAGGCACAGCAGCGCACGTCGACGGCGGCGGCCTCACCGGCGCCCGCGTGGCCAGGGAGGGCCGGCACCTGACACTCATAGCGTGGGGTGCCATGGTTTCGCGGTGCCTGCAGGTTGCTGAACTGGCAGCAGAGGACGGCATCGACGTCGAGGTCCTGGACCTGCGCTGGTTGAAACCGATTGACGCCGAAGCACTGGCGCGGTCCGTCGGGAAGACGCGGCGCGCCGTCGTCGTTCATGAAGCGCCACTGACTTCCGGCCTCGGCGCAGAAGTTGCCCAGCTCATCACGCAGAGCTGTTTCGCAACACTCAAGGCGCCGGTGGAACGGGTCACCGGCTTCGACGTCCCCTACCCCTCCGGCGACCTCGAAGACGAGCACATTCCGAACATTAATCGCATCCTCTTTGGGATCCAACGCGTACTGGAGTACCGCCGTGGCTGA
- a CDS encoding biotin/lipoyl-containing protein, which yields MAEISFPLPDLGEGLIEATVLDWLVEPGQQVERNQPIVELETTKSALELPSPQAGKVVRIHGAPGDTINVGEPLIVFEVPDDTAGIVGTVPKDEAPKRRVRLSAVLDED from the coding sequence GTGGCTGAAATTTCCTTCCCGCTTCCCGATTTGGGCGAAGGCCTCATCGAAGCGACCGTGCTGGACTGGCTGGTGGAACCGGGCCAGCAGGTGGAACGCAACCAGCCCATCGTGGAGCTGGAAACCACCAAGTCCGCCCTCGAATTACCCAGCCCACAGGCGGGTAAAGTGGTGCGTATTCACGGTGCGCCAGGTGACACGATCAACGTTGGCGAACCGCTGATCGTGTTCGAGGTCCCGGACGACACCGCCGGGATCGTGGGCACTGTTCCGAAGGACGAAGCACCCAAGCGCCGGGTCCGCCTGAGCGCCGTACTCGATGAGGACTGA
- a CDS encoding alpha/beta fold hydrolase, which translates to MTGRHTVEQQRHTVEGTDPGLFVEVHEPAADAGLRPVLLIHGFSSSSKLNWQDSGWITTLQDAGRRVITVDLPGHGRSHSPEDLDSYTPSRIRADLLQIVTDAGARPLRDGDPSTGLDVIGYSLGSRLAWEFGATQPDLVHRIVLGGPSSADPLAAFDLVAAQRYLADGTPIEDSSTAGLLKMAQMLPSNNLFAMLSLIEAIKGEPFDPAEAAPHMPLLLVAGERDERAASMPELASIAGKRGGMVETLVIPGRTHTNVITSRAFKDAALEFLGV; encoded by the coding sequence ATGACCGGCAGGCACACCGTGGAACAGCAGAGGCACACAGTGGAGGGCACCGATCCCGGACTGTTCGTCGAAGTCCATGAGCCGGCTGCCGATGCCGGGCTGCGGCCTGTCCTGTTGATCCACGGCTTCTCCTCGTCCAGCAAACTCAACTGGCAGGACAGCGGCTGGATCACCACGCTCCAGGACGCCGGCCGCCGGGTCATCACCGTGGACTTGCCGGGCCATGGGCGGAGCCACTCCCCCGAGGACCTGGACTCATACACGCCCAGCCGCATCCGCGCGGATCTCCTCCAAATCGTCACCGACGCCGGAGCGCGGCCGTTGCGCGATGGCGACCCTTCAACGGGACTGGATGTGATCGGATACTCGCTGGGCTCGCGGCTTGCGTGGGAATTCGGAGCCACCCAGCCAGACCTGGTGCACAGGATCGTCCTGGGCGGACCAAGCTCCGCCGATCCCTTGGCAGCTTTCGACCTCGTTGCCGCACAACGCTACCTGGCCGACGGCACACCCATCGAGGACTCCTCCACGGCCGGACTGTTGAAGATGGCGCAGATGCTGCCCAGCAACAACCTGTTCGCCATGTTGTCCCTCATTGAGGCCATCAAGGGAGAACCTTTCGATCCCGCCGAGGCTGCCCCGCACATGCCCCTGTTGCTGGTTGCCGGCGAGAGGGACGAGCGCGCGGCGAGCATGCCGGAACTGGCCTCCATTGCCGGCAAGCGTGGCGGCATGGTGGAAACCTTGGTCATTCCCGGACGGACGCATACGAATGTCATCACCAGCCGGGCCTTCAAGGACGCTGCGCTGGAGTTCCTTGGCGTCTAG
- a CDS encoding MarR family transcriptional regulator, whose product MNKPIGYWIKRLDAALEAQLDSILARIKLSRRQWQTLSVLSEGAMLPDQLEESLHPLWGNDIRMRERELAALVGRGMITMVDDRLVLSDRGREKYHEAQRLVEAARQDLSMGIGIDEYAMALSVLERMSLNAERLAR is encoded by the coding sequence GTGAACAAGCCCATCGGATATTGGATCAAGAGGCTGGATGCCGCGCTGGAAGCCCAACTGGACAGCATCCTGGCCAGGATCAAGCTCAGCCGCCGTCAATGGCAGACCCTCAGTGTCCTGTCCGAGGGCGCCATGCTTCCGGACCAACTGGAGGAATCCCTGCACCCGTTGTGGGGTAACGATATCCGGATGCGGGAGAGGGAACTCGCGGCACTGGTTGGTCGGGGGATGATCACCATGGTCGATGACCGGCTGGTCCTGAGTGACCGGGGACGGGAAAAATACCACGAAGCCCAGCGGTTGGTGGAAGCAGCGCGGCAGGACCTGTCCATGGGGATTGGCATTGACGAGTATGCAATGGCCCTCAGCGTACTGGAGCGCATGAGCCTTAACGCGGAGCGGCTGGCCCGCTGA
- a CDS encoding phosphoribosyltransferase family protein → MEVEQMGMRFKDRAEAGRRLAEALPQLREQPDTIVLGLARGGVPVAAAAAAELYLPFGAVLVRKLGIPGRDETAFGALAWSQGDVLRIVNKPLRELILTHGISQSALDAVEAHERAELLRRAQEYPGTGHDLRGKTVVLADDGLATGATMRAAVEAVRSAGARTVIAAVPVASLEASTSLARVCDAVIVLHTPGKFHAVGAFYERFEQLSDPDVVSQLAGAAAGGRK, encoded by the coding sequence GTGGAAGTGGAGCAGATGGGCATGCGTTTCAAGGACCGCGCGGAAGCCGGTCGACGCCTGGCTGAAGCCCTCCCCCAGCTAAGGGAGCAGCCGGACACCATCGTGTTGGGCCTTGCCCGCGGTGGAGTTCCCGTGGCCGCAGCAGCAGCAGCAGAGCTGTACCTGCCTTTCGGCGCTGTCCTGGTACGCAAGCTCGGCATCCCGGGCCGCGACGAAACCGCCTTCGGTGCCTTGGCCTGGTCGCAGGGGGATGTCCTCCGTATCGTCAACAAACCGTTGAGGGAACTCATCCTCACCCACGGCATCTCCCAGTCCGCGCTTGATGCTGTGGAAGCCCATGAACGCGCCGAGCTTCTCCGGCGGGCGCAGGAATACCCTGGCACTGGCCACGACCTTCGCGGAAAGACTGTGGTCCTGGCCGATGACGGACTCGCCACAGGTGCAACCATGCGGGCGGCTGTGGAAGCGGTTCGTTCTGCAGGGGCGCGCACTGTCATAGCCGCAGTGCCGGTTGCATCGCTGGAGGCCTCTACGTCGTTGGCGCGGGTGTGTGACGCGGTGATAGTCCTTCACACACCCGGTAAATTCCATGCTGTCGGCGCTTTCTATGAGCGATTCGAACAACTCTCCGACCCTGATGTGGTGAGCCAGTTGGCAGGTGCTGCCGCTGGCGGCCGCAAGTAG
- a CDS encoding MFS transporter, with product MTATSTVDSPSGPSSKREERRVLAGTLVGTTIEWYDFFIFAQLTATLLAPLFLSPLEKSNPGVAQLLSFATIGISFLFRPLGAFVAGHLGDRMGRKAVLVMTLVMMGAATALIGMLPTYATIGVWAPILLITLRVVQGFSAGGEWGGAALMAVEHAPLKKRGLFGAYPQIGVPIGMILATGLLFLLQSGMSKEDFASWGWRVPFLLSVVLIVVGYLIRRAVGESPVFKEIAQRKAESKAPLGELFRKNKKEVLLAALIFIANNAAGYLLIAFFISYATRTLKMPTPQVLLATTIASFGWLIFTMVGGWLSDKIGRVKTFLIGYGLVFAWMIPMFVLIDSKDIVLYGTALFVLTIGLGLSYGPMSAMYAEMFPAQVRYSGISIGYALGAILGGAFAPLIAQALLDTTKWSGSVGIYIMVLCVISAIGVILAKETRGRPLGYSVHH from the coding sequence ATGACCGCAACTTCCACTGTCGACTCTCCGTCAGGACCCAGCAGCAAGCGCGAAGAGCGCCGGGTTCTGGCCGGGACACTGGTGGGCACCACCATTGAGTGGTACGACTTCTTTATCTTCGCCCAGCTCACGGCGACCCTTCTGGCGCCGCTGTTCCTCTCTCCTTTGGAGAAGTCCAACCCGGGAGTCGCCCAGCTTTTGTCCTTTGCCACGATCGGCATCAGCTTCCTCTTCCGTCCCTTGGGGGCTTTCGTTGCCGGACACCTCGGCGACAGGATGGGCCGCAAGGCCGTCCTGGTCATGACGCTGGTCATGATGGGTGCAGCTACTGCGCTGATCGGCATGCTGCCCACCTACGCAACCATCGGCGTCTGGGCTCCCATCCTGCTGATTACCTTGCGCGTAGTCCAAGGGTTCTCCGCCGGTGGTGAGTGGGGCGGTGCTGCACTCATGGCTGTGGAGCATGCGCCGCTCAAGAAGCGCGGGCTTTTCGGCGCCTACCCACAGATCGGTGTTCCCATCGGCATGATCCTGGCCACCGGCCTGTTGTTCCTGCTCCAGTCGGGAATGTCCAAGGAAGATTTCGCCTCATGGGGATGGCGCGTGCCATTCCTGTTGTCGGTGGTCCTGATTGTGGTGGGCTACCTCATCCGCCGGGCCGTGGGTGAAAGCCCTGTCTTCAAGGAAATCGCCCAGCGCAAGGCCGAAAGCAAGGCGCCCTTGGGCGAACTCTTCCGCAAGAACAAAAAGGAAGTTCTCCTTGCTGCGTTGATCTTCATCGCCAACAATGCCGCCGGGTATCTGCTGATCGCCTTCTTCATCTCCTACGCCACGCGTACATTGAAGATGCCCACCCCGCAGGTCCTGCTTGCCACCACCATCGCCTCGTTCGGCTGGCTGATCTTCACCATGGTGGGCGGTTGGTTGTCGGACAAGATCGGACGCGTCAAGACGTTCTTGATCGGTTATGGTTTGGTCTTTGCCTGGATGATCCCCATGTTCGTGCTGATCGATTCCAAGGACATCGTGCTCTACGGAACCGCTTTGTTCGTCCTGACCATCGGCTTGGGACTGTCCTACGGTCCGATGTCCGCCATGTACGCAGAAATGTTCCCGGCCCAGGTCCGCTACTCCGGAATCTCCATTGGATACGCATTGGGGGCCATCCTGGGTGGTGCCTTTGCCCCGCTCATCGCCCAGGCACTCCTGGACACCACCAAATGGTCCGGCTCGGTGGGCATCTACATCATGGTTCTGTGCGTCATCTCTGCAATTGGCGTGATCCTCGCCAAGGAAACCCGTGGACGGCCGCTGGGTTACAGCGTTCACCACTAG
- a CDS encoding helix-turn-helix domain-containing protein, producing the protein MNPRSDVHPPTEAAIPAPPSQTLSRGIRALEILAAADKPLSIAELTEALGVHRSVAYRILRTLEDHSLLVRDDSGRVQPGPGLAVLASGVSRNLQTAALPELTQLANAFHMTAFVAVWDHQECVTLVTVEPRHSGAALAQHPGSRHPVSTGAPGIAIQSTMTEERWQQVGSGNPYRPEAHEARRLGYATSHDEVIAGLSSIAAPIQVPGGRPAAIAVVYIRLDQDADAVGKALAASAARIESQLA; encoded by the coding sequence ATGAATCCCCGCAGCGATGTCCACCCTCCAACGGAAGCGGCGATACCAGCTCCGCCGTCTCAAACCCTCTCCCGGGGAATCCGTGCCCTCGAGATCCTCGCTGCGGCAGACAAGCCACTCAGTATTGCCGAACTCACCGAAGCTCTGGGCGTTCACCGCTCCGTGGCCTACAGAATCCTCCGGACACTGGAAGACCATTCCCTGCTGGTACGCGACGACTCAGGACGGGTGCAGCCCGGACCCGGATTGGCCGTCCTGGCCAGCGGCGTCTCACGGAACCTTCAAACCGCGGCACTTCCCGAACTGACCCAACTCGCCAACGCCTTTCACATGACAGCCTTCGTCGCCGTATGGGACCACCAGGAATGCGTCACCCTGGTCACCGTTGAGCCACGACACTCAGGCGCTGCGCTCGCCCAACACCCCGGAAGCCGCCACCCGGTCAGCACAGGAGCTCCCGGAATAGCCATCCAATCCACCATGACCGAGGAACGCTGGCAGCAAGTCGGCTCAGGCAACCCCTACCGCCCCGAAGCCCATGAGGCGCGCCGACTCGGCTACGCCACCAGCCATGACGAGGTCATCGCCGGCCTGTCCTCCATCGCCGCCCCCATCCAGGTTCCGGGTGGACGGCCGGCCGCGATCGCCGTCGTCTACATCCGGCTCGATCAGGACGCCGACGCCGTCGGTAAAGCGCTCGCAGCCAGTGCGGCCCGGATCGAAAGCCAGCTGGCCTGA
- a CDS encoding MoaF C-terminal domain-containing protein: MSLNLLDTSNWLPLDGLAPGFDAYKAPTVQDLAGKQFSVRNDGGPMTFSFDDEEVQWAAAGHSGTAPYEAFLVAEGLYYAQWQSQDDPDLAVSLVLDLLHGRALYIGAALGRATASSVAVHHDFRPGTLDGHDTTGAAISESNALIGRRVEWAYSESHAYEHIYLSPTWYTWQCLAGPERGLADTDSNTVLQIRPGIFVFTWREKVIPCGSVTIADHRDPHAIRSHGSLFGWDEAGTEPVHFTFGARGRLISISRHSPELDPAAEM, translated from the coding sequence ATGAGCCTGAATCTCCTCGACACCTCCAACTGGCTGCCACTGGACGGACTGGCCCCCGGCTTCGACGCCTACAAGGCACCCACAGTGCAGGATCTGGCAGGAAAACAGTTCTCCGTCCGCAATGACGGTGGCCCCATGACGTTCAGCTTCGACGACGAAGAGGTCCAATGGGCTGCGGCCGGCCACTCAGGAACCGCCCCTTATGAGGCCTTCCTCGTAGCCGAGGGCCTGTACTACGCCCAATGGCAGAGTCAGGACGATCCCGATCTCGCCGTTTCCCTGGTCCTGGACCTGCTGCATGGCAGGGCGCTCTACATTGGCGCCGCACTCGGCAGGGCAACAGCCTCCAGCGTCGCCGTCCACCACGATTTCCGCCCAGGAACGCTCGACGGTCACGACACCACGGGGGCGGCAATCTCAGAAAGCAACGCCCTCATTGGTCGCCGCGTTGAATGGGCGTACAGCGAATCCCACGCTTATGAGCACATCTACCTCAGCCCCACTTGGTACACATGGCAGTGCCTGGCCGGACCGGAGCGCGGATTGGCAGACACGGATTCCAACACCGTGCTACAGATCCGCCCGGGAATTTTTGTGTTCACCTGGCGCGAGAAAGTCATACCGTGCGGCTCGGTCACCATCGCCGACCACCGCGATCCCCACGCCATCAGGTCCCACGGCAGCCTCTTCGGGTGGGACGAGGCAGGCACGGAACCCGTGCACTTCACCTTCGGCGCCCGCGGACGCCTGATCAGCATCAGCCGCCACAGCCCGGAACTCGACCCTGCTGCGGAGATGTAG
- a CDS encoding APC family permease: MSVDNPVKGRAAGAVGTKRRLGVPAVTFMIIAASAPLTVLAGGVTTTFAVTGVTGVPLSFLILGGILALFAVGYAAMSRYVTNAGAFYAYIAQGISRPAGVGASLMALMAYNLMQVGIYGLFGFTVSSLLSARLGISVPWWIPVLVCIAIVGWLGVNRVDLSAKVLGVLVALEFLVVIVYDVISLAVAPEGMSAATFSPESLFVPGIGAVLSFGIAAFMGFESAAIYGEESKDPKRTVARATFAAVGIIAVFYAVSAWAMTVGAGPSAVVESAAASGPDMMFAFLGANGGVLLSDIAQVLFVTSLFAALVSFHNAVARYFFSLGRERVLPPVLAKVRTESGAPFAGSLAQTVIAVVVTIAFAIAGAGSELGGLYPVLTMFTWLTNSGAMGLVLLMTVVSVAVIGFFRRQQHGASLWVRVIAPGLGFVLLAIVFVLIMTNFNVLLGQAESTAATFVLPMLVLLPGVVGVIWGLRLRRSQPALYARIGHGAED, encoded by the coding sequence ATGAGCGTGGACAACCCCGTCAAGGGCAGGGCGGCCGGAGCCGTAGGCACCAAAAGGCGGCTCGGCGTACCAGCAGTAACTTTCATGATCATCGCGGCCTCGGCGCCGCTGACCGTGCTCGCAGGCGGCGTCACCACCACTTTCGCGGTCACCGGTGTCACCGGGGTGCCACTGTCTTTCCTGATTCTGGGTGGAATTTTGGCGCTTTTCGCTGTGGGGTATGCCGCCATGAGCCGGTACGTCACCAACGCTGGGGCGTTCTACGCCTACATTGCGCAGGGCATCTCAAGGCCGGCCGGCGTGGGAGCATCACTGATGGCCCTCATGGCTTACAACCTCATGCAAGTGGGTATCTATGGCTTGTTCGGTTTCACCGTGTCCTCGCTCCTGTCTGCGCGGCTTGGCATCAGTGTTCCTTGGTGGATCCCTGTGCTGGTCTGCATCGCCATTGTTGGGTGGCTGGGAGTCAACCGGGTAGACCTGTCCGCCAAGGTGCTGGGCGTTCTGGTGGCCTTGGAGTTCCTGGTGGTCATTGTGTATGACGTCATCAGCCTTGCTGTGGCCCCCGAAGGCATGAGTGCAGCAACGTTCAGCCCCGAAAGCCTGTTCGTTCCCGGGATCGGAGCAGTCCTGTCCTTCGGTATCGCTGCCTTCATGGGCTTCGAGTCCGCTGCCATTTACGGTGAGGAATCCAAGGACCCCAAGCGCACCGTTGCCAGGGCGACGTTCGCAGCCGTGGGAATCATCGCAGTGTTCTACGCCGTATCAGCCTGGGCCATGACCGTGGGCGCCGGCCCCTCTGCTGTGGTCGAATCAGCGGCGGCCAGCGGGCCGGACATGATGTTCGCGTTCCTTGGTGCCAACGGAGGCGTACTGCTCAGCGACATCGCCCAGGTCCTCTTCGTGACCAGCCTCTTCGCAGCACTCGTCAGCTTCCACAACGCAGTAGCCCGCTATTTCTTCTCCCTCGGCCGCGAGCGTGTCCTGCCGCCGGTGCTGGCCAAGGTGCGGACAGAAAGCGGGGCGCCCTTCGCCGGTTCGCTGGCGCAGACGGTGATTGCCGTCGTCGTGACCATCGCTTTCGCCATTGCCGGCGCCGGGTCCGAACTGGGCGGGCTGTACCCCGTCTTGACCATGTTCACCTGGCTCACCAACAGCGGCGCGATGGGCCTCGTCCTGCTGATGACCGTAGTGTCGGTGGCTGTGATCGGCTTCTTCCGCCGGCAGCAGCACGGGGCAAGCTTGTGGGTCAGGGTGATCGCTCCTGGGCTGGGGTTCGTGCTTCTGGCCATCGTCTTCGTGCTCATCATGACCAACTTCAACGTCCTGCTGGGACAGGCCGAGTCCACGGCCGCTACGTTTGTCCTTCCGATGCTGGTGTTGCTGCCCGGAGTTGTTGGTGTCATCTGGGGCTTGCGCCTGCGGCGCTCGCAGCCGGCACTGTACGCCCGGATTGGCCACGGCGCCGAGGACTGA